The following are encoded together in the Streptomyces sp. NBC_01465 genome:
- a CDS encoding ABC transporter ATP-binding protein: protein MTKAITVAGLHKSFGRTHALDGLDLSVETGEVHGFIGPNGSGKSTTIRVLLGLLRADSGAAQLLGKDPWNDAVELHRRLAYVPGDVTLWRNLSGGEVIDLYGKLRGGLDSARRADLIERFELDPTKKGRTYSKGNRQKVALIAAFASDVDLLILDEPTSGLDPLMEGVFQRCVEEERDRGRTVLLSSHILSEVETLCDRVSIIRKGQTVETGSLSELRHLTRTAVTAELASAPNGLAKLPGVHDLAIRTIEGGQGNRVKLQVESDKLDAVLRSLATSGVRSLTSSPPTLEELFLRHYEADTTAGAGVSR, encoded by the coding sequence ATGACGAAGGCAATCACCGTCGCCGGACTGCACAAGTCGTTCGGGCGGACGCACGCGCTGGACGGCCTCGACCTGAGCGTCGAGACCGGTGAGGTCCACGGCTTCATCGGGCCCAACGGCTCCGGGAAGTCCACCACCATCCGGGTCCTGCTCGGACTGCTGCGCGCCGACTCGGGCGCGGCACAACTGCTCGGCAAGGACCCGTGGAACGACGCGGTGGAGCTGCACCGGCGCCTCGCGTACGTCCCCGGCGACGTCACGCTGTGGCGCAATCTCAGCGGCGGCGAGGTCATCGACCTCTACGGAAAGCTCCGCGGCGGCCTGGACTCCGCCCGCCGGGCGGACCTGATCGAGCGCTTCGAGCTGGACCCGACGAAGAAGGGCCGGACGTACTCCAAGGGCAACCGCCAGAAGGTCGCCCTGATCGCCGCCTTCGCCTCCGACGTCGACCTGCTCATCCTCGACGAGCCCACATCCGGACTCGATCCGCTGATGGAGGGCGTCTTCCAGCGCTGCGTGGAGGAGGAGCGCGACCGCGGGCGGACCGTACTGCTCTCCTCGCACATCCTCAGCGAGGTCGAGACGCTCTGCGACCGGGTCAGCATCATCCGGAAGGGGCAGACGGTCGAGACCGGCTCTCTGAGCGAGCTGCGCCACCTCACCCGTACCGCCGTCACCGCCGAACTGGCCAGTGCGCCCAACGGACTTGCGAAGCTGCCGGGAGTCCATGACCTCGCCATTCGGACGATTGAGGGGGGTCAGGGCAACCGGGTCAAGCTCCAGGTCGAGAGCGACAAGCTCGACGCCGTACTGCGCTCGCTCGCCACCTCGGGCGTACGTTCCCTGACCAGCTCCCCGCCCACGCTGGAGGAGCTCTTCCTCCGGCACTACGAGGCCGACACCACGGCCGGAGCGGGGGTGTCGCGATGA
- a CDS encoding diacylglycerol kinase: MSDHDQLLVVIDPVARRLDGESVRIAKDVLCAGSEAKICLPAGNEEFARALARRGSRRLVVVGDDRALMRAVGLLHRERGISGGTRENALSLVPVGAVPALELARSLGVPTGAVAAARAVLDGVVRRLDLLVDDSGGVVLGDLRIPAIPGTVGASSEAASPSVWSACRSLVRTLVRPAPPTAPAPAQRLRVEADGVVVSDLDRPVAGISVRSYGGRAEVVVRTAAGERLTAGATAAVTVSGADFRYRADTVVGGPVRTRTWTVRAGVWGLTLPS; encoded by the coding sequence GTGTCGGATCACGACCAGCTGCTGGTGGTCATCGACCCGGTCGCCCGCCGTTTGGACGGCGAGTCCGTACGGATCGCGAAGGATGTGCTGTGTGCCGGCTCGGAGGCGAAGATTTGCCTGCCGGCCGGGAATGAGGAGTTCGCGCGGGCGCTCGCCCGCAGGGGCAGTAGGCGGCTGGTGGTGGTCGGCGACGACCGTGCCCTGATGAGAGCGGTCGGGCTGCTGCACCGGGAGCGCGGGATCTCCGGCGGGACCAGGGAGAACGCCCTGTCGCTGGTCCCGGTCGGCGCGGTGCCCGCACTGGAGCTGGCGCGCTCGCTGGGGGTGCCGACGGGTGCGGTGGCGGCGGCCCGGGCGGTTCTGGACGGTGTCGTACGGCGCCTGGACCTGCTGGTGGACGACAGCGGCGGAGTCGTCCTTGGCGACCTGCGGATCCCGGCGATCCCCGGGACGGTGGGCGCCTCCTCGGAGGCCGCGTCGCCGTCCGTGTGGAGCGCGTGCCGTTCTCTCGTACGCACCCTGGTACGGCCCGCGCCGCCCACCGCGCCCGCACCCGCGCAGCGGCTGCGGGTGGAGGCGGACGGGGTGGTGGTGAGCGATCTCGACCGGCCGGTGGCCGGGATCTCGGTGCGCTCGTACGGCGGGCGGGCCGAGGTGGTGGTGCGTACGGCCGCGGGCGAGCGGCTGACCGCCGGCGCGACGGCAGCGGTGACCGTCTCGGGGGCGGACTTCCGCTACCGGGCGGACACGGTGGTGGGCGGTCCGGTCAGGACCCGCACGTGGACGGTGCGGGCCGGGGTGTGGGGCCTGACCCTGCCGTCGTAA
- a CDS encoding GbsR/MarR family transcriptional regulator produces the protein MDAEKITDPDPEAVGRFVERFASELAEAGMQRMASRVFAALLASKDGAMTSAELALALQISPAAVSGAVRYLSQASMVAREREPGSRRDRYVLHNELWYETFTRRDQLLTRWEKMLREGAETLGPDSAAGARVAETAAFFDFLQHEMHQMMDRWQAHRATLDLD, from the coding sequence ATGGACGCCGAGAAGATCACCGATCCCGACCCGGAAGCGGTCGGCCGTTTCGTCGAGCGTTTCGCCTCGGAGCTCGCCGAGGCCGGTATGCAGCGCATGGCTTCCCGTGTCTTCGCGGCGCTCCTGGCGTCCAAGGACGGGGCGATGACCTCGGCGGAGCTGGCGCTCGCGCTGCAGATCAGCCCTGCCGCCGTCTCGGGCGCCGTCCGCTATCTCTCGCAGGCCTCGATGGTCGCCCGCGAGCGCGAACCGGGCTCGCGCCGCGACCGCTACGTGCTGCACAACGAGCTCTGGTACGAGACGTTCACCCGCCGCGACCAGCTCCTGACCCGCTGGGAGAAGATGCTGCGCGAGGGTGCGGAGACCCTCGGCCCGGACAGCGCCGCCGGGGCCCGGGTCGCCGAAACGGCCGCGTTCTTCGACTTCCTGCAGCACGAGATGCACCAGATGATGGACCGCTGGCAGGCCCACCGCGCCACCCTCGACCTCGACTGA
- a CDS encoding adenylosuccinate synthase produces the protein MPALVLLGAQWGDEGKGKATDLLGGSVDYVVRYQGGNNAGHTVVVGDQKYALHLLPSGILTPECTPVIGNGVVVDPSVLFSELNGLNERGVDTSKLMISGNAHLITSYNVTVDKVTERFLGKRKIGTTGRGIGPTYADKINRTGIRIQDLYDESILVQKVEAALEVKNQLLTKLYNRRAIEAGQVVEELLTFADRLKPYVADTTLILNNALDDGKVVLFEGGQGTLLDIDHGTYPFVTSSNPTAGGACTGTGVGPTKISRVIGILKAYTTRVGAGPFPTELFDEDGEALRRIGGERGVTTGRDRRCGWFDAPIARYATRVNGLTDFFLTKLDVLTGWEEIPVCVAYEIDGKRVEELPYSQTDFHHAKPIYETLPGWSEDITKAKTFADLPKNAQSYVKALEEMSGAPISAIGVGPGRTETIEINSFI, from the coding sequence GTGCCCGCACTTGTGCTGCTCGGTGCTCAGTGGGGTGACGAGGGCAAGGGAAAGGCCACCGACCTCCTCGGTGGATCCGTGGATTACGTGGTGCGCTACCAGGGCGGCAACAATGCCGGCCACACGGTCGTCGTAGGCGACCAGAAGTACGCGCTCCACCTCCTCCCTTCCGGAATCCTGACGCCGGAGTGCACTCCGGTCATCGGGAACGGAGTCGTCGTCGACCCGTCGGTCCTGTTCTCCGAGCTGAACGGACTCAACGAGCGCGGCGTCGACACGTCCAAGCTCATGATCAGCGGCAACGCCCACCTGATCACCTCGTACAACGTGACCGTCGACAAGGTCACCGAGCGCTTCCTCGGCAAGCGCAAGATCGGCACGACCGGCCGCGGTATCGGCCCGACGTACGCCGACAAGATCAACCGCACCGGCATCCGCATCCAGGACCTCTACGACGAGTCGATCCTGGTCCAGAAGGTTGAAGCGGCGCTCGAGGTCAAGAACCAGCTGCTCACCAAGCTCTACAACCGCCGCGCCATCGAGGCCGGTCAGGTCGTCGAGGAGCTGCTGACCTTCGCGGACCGGCTGAAGCCGTACGTCGCGGACACGACGCTGATCCTGAACAACGCGCTCGACGACGGCAAGGTCGTCCTCTTCGAGGGCGGCCAGGGCACGCTGCTCGACATCGACCACGGCACGTACCCCTTCGTCACGTCGTCCAACCCGACCGCCGGCGGCGCCTGCACCGGCACCGGTGTCGGGCCGACGAAGATCTCCCGGGTCATCGGCATCCTCAAGGCCTACACAACGCGTGTGGGCGCGGGACCGTTCCCGACCGAGCTGTTCGACGAGGACGGCGAGGCGCTGCGCCGCATCGGTGGCGAGCGCGGTGTCACCACCGGGCGCGACCGCCGCTGCGGCTGGTTCGACGCGCCGATCGCGCGGTACGCGACGCGCGTCAACGGTCTGACGGACTTCTTCCTCACCAAGCTGGACGTGCTGACCGGCTGGGAGGAGATCCCGGTCTGCGTGGCGTACGAGATCGACGGCAAGCGCGTCGAGGAACTCCCGTACAGCCAGACCGACTTCCACCACGCGAAGCCGATCTACGAGACCCTGCCGGGCTGGTCGGAGGACATCACGAAGGCCAAGACCTTCGCGGACCTCCCGAAGAACGCGCAGAGCTACGTGAAGGCGCTCGAGGAGATGTCGGGTGCGCCGATCTCCGCGATCGGTGTCGGGCCCGGCCGTACCGAGACGATCGAGATCAACTCGTTCATCTAG
- a CDS encoding ABC transporter permease: protein MTAATLTAPAPNSAPRPAGSEQLAGTGTLLRLALRRDRVMMPVWVLVLGGSFASVARSFGTLYDTDAKRDELARSMSGNSSLRALYGPVFNDSVGGLTTWRMIGFGAALAAVMSLVIVVRHTREEEETGRQELLSSAMVGRRAPLTAALLAAAVANVALALVITAGMAGSAGSAGSALALGLTVAGVGMLFACTAAIAAQFTESARLAKGLTGAAIGAAFVLKAAGDASSTDGSSVLTWLSPLGWAENVKAYADDRWWVLLILLAAIAAEAVIAYTLAGRRDLGMSFLATRPGPAQGRLGTAGALAWRLQRGSLYGWTAAYLVCGVVFGGITTGAADLVGDNEQAREIFERMGGQAGLTEAFLATMVNMLGLVAALYTVASVLRLHSEETAQRAEPVLANAVGRLRWAAGHLVIAFAGAAVLMLVGGAGLAIGYGHELGPVLGACLVQLPAIWVIGGIAVLLYGALPRAAAAAWGAAGLVLALGWIGPALNVPQWLMDFSPFGHLPSLPGTAMTWTPVLLLAAMAAGLVTAGLAGLRRRDLTN, encoded by the coding sequence ATGACAGCCGCGACGCTCACCGCACCCGCCCCCAACTCCGCCCCAAGGCCGGCCGGATCGGAACAACTGGCAGGAACCGGGACCCTGTTGCGGCTCGCCCTGCGCCGGGACCGGGTCATGATGCCGGTGTGGGTGCTGGTTCTGGGCGGCTCCTTCGCCTCTGTCGCGCGCTCCTTCGGGACGCTGTACGACACGGACGCCAAGCGTGACGAACTGGCCCGCTCCATGAGCGGCAACAGCTCCCTGCGCGCGCTCTACGGACCGGTCTTCAACGACTCCGTGGGCGGTCTCACCACCTGGCGCATGATCGGTTTCGGGGCCGCGCTTGCGGCGGTGATGAGCTTGGTGATCGTCGTACGGCACACCCGCGAGGAGGAGGAGACGGGCCGTCAGGAGCTGCTCTCCTCGGCCATGGTGGGCCGCCGCGCCCCGCTCACGGCCGCACTGCTCGCCGCAGCCGTCGCCAATGTCGCACTGGCCCTGGTGATCACCGCAGGGATGGCCGGATCCGCCGGCTCCGCGGGCAGCGCGCTCGCGCTGGGGCTGACCGTCGCGGGCGTGGGCATGCTCTTCGCCTGCACGGCGGCGATCGCGGCCCAGTTCACCGAGAGCGCCCGTCTGGCGAAGGGGCTGACGGGCGCGGCCATCGGGGCGGCGTTCGTACTGAAAGCCGCCGGGGACGCCTCGTCCACGGACGGCTCGTCCGTCCTGACCTGGCTCTCACCGCTCGGCTGGGCCGAGAACGTCAAGGCGTACGCAGACGACCGCTGGTGGGTGCTGCTGATCCTGCTCGCCGCCATCGCCGCGGAGGCGGTGATCGCGTACACCCTGGCGGGCCGCCGCGACCTCGGCATGAGCTTCCTGGCGACCCGCCCCGGACCCGCGCAGGGCAGGCTCGGCACGGCGGGCGCCCTCGCCTGGCGACTGCAGCGCGGCAGTCTCTACGGCTGGACCGCCGCCTATCTCGTCTGCGGGGTGGTCTTCGGCGGGATCACGACCGGTGCGGCCGACCTGGTCGGCGACAACGAACAGGCCCGCGAGATCTTCGAGCGGATGGGCGGACAAGCGGGTCTCACCGAGGCCTTCCTCGCCACGATGGTGAACATGCTCGGCCTGGTCGCGGCCCTGTACACCGTCGCCTCGGTGCTGCGTCTCCACAGCGAGGAGACCGCTCAGCGCGCAGAGCCCGTGCTCGCGAACGCGGTGGGCCGACTGCGCTGGGCGGCAGGACATCTGGTCATCGCCTTCGCCGGGGCTGCGGTGCTCATGCTGGTGGGCGGCGCCGGGCTGGCGATCGGTTACGGGCACGAACTCGGCCCCGTCCTCGGCGCCTGTCTGGTGCAGCTCCCGGCGATCTGGGTCATCGGCGGGATCGCGGTCCTGCTGTACGGCGCCCTCCCCAGGGCGGCGGCAGCGGCCTGGGGAGCGGCGGGCCTGGTGCTCGCCCTGGGGTGGATCGGCCCGGCGCTGAACGTGCCCCAGTGGCTCATGGACTTCTCCCCCTTCGGCCACCTCCCGAGCCTGCCCGGCACGGCCATGACCTGGACCCCGGTCCTCCTCCTGGCGGCCATGGCGGCGGGGCTGGTCACGGCGGGGCTGGCAGGACTCCGCCGCCGCGACCTGACGAACTAG
- a CDS encoding serine/threonine-protein kinase codes for MEKLSPQDPQRIGAYRLLARLGAGGMGRVYLARSDRGRTVAVKLVRHELAEQDEFRGRFRREVQAARQVGGHWTAPVLDADTEAPVPWVATGYVAGPSLESVVSGDHGPLPERSVRTLAAGLARALQDIHAAGIIHRDLKPSNVLITIDGPRVIDFGIARALESATDGGLTRTGALVGSPGFMAPEQVRGDPVTPACDIFCLGSVLAYAATGRLPFGTSESGVHALMFRIAQEPPDLEGLPESLRDLVTDCLRKEPAARPSLSAILQRIGPETTEPWLPGALVAQLGSHAVQLLDIENPGGATAELHHLPTVVAAPTPPPTPPPGYGYPQPGYAYYTPPPGPPQPPPRSGRTTAVLIAVALVVALGAGGSVYAIMNTGDSAPPENTAASQSATTDAKPQGSTGPDATASPTPTPTPTPTPTVDAAGGAIPAAYLGTWSGAIDNDTGHNPRTLTIRQGGVGDTVLSLTADGPGGSYAYHCVFRAALASAPPAGGPVQIGPSEVVSGDPISSCHPGDPTELTLLPDGTLRRQTTTSGDQLTYTKTG; via the coding sequence ATGGAGAAGTTGAGCCCACAAGACCCGCAACGCATCGGCGCCTACCGGCTGTTGGCCCGGCTCGGGGCAGGCGGGATGGGGCGGGTCTATCTGGCCCGCTCGGACCGCGGGCGGACCGTCGCCGTGAAGCTCGTCCGGCACGAACTCGCCGAACAGGACGAGTTCCGCGGCCGGTTCCGCCGCGAAGTGCAGGCCGCACGACAAGTCGGCGGTCACTGGACGGCCCCCGTCCTCGACGCCGACACCGAGGCCCCCGTGCCCTGGGTCGCCACGGGGTACGTCGCCGGGCCCAGCCTGGAGTCCGTCGTCTCCGGCGACCACGGCCCCCTCCCCGAGCGCTCGGTCCGCACCCTCGCGGCCGGACTCGCCCGCGCCCTGCAGGACATCCACGCGGCCGGAATCATCCACCGCGACCTCAAGCCGTCGAACGTCCTGATCACCATCGACGGCCCCCGCGTCATCGACTTCGGCATAGCGCGCGCCCTGGAGTCGGCGACCGACGGCGGCCTGACCCGCACCGGAGCCCTGGTCGGCTCCCCCGGCTTCATGGCCCCCGAGCAGGTACGGGGCGATCCGGTGACCCCCGCCTGCGACATCTTCTGCCTGGGCTCGGTCCTGGCGTACGCGGCCACGGGACGGCTCCCGTTCGGGACGTCCGAGAGCGGTGTGCACGCGCTGATGTTCCGTATCGCGCAGGAACCACCGGACCTGGAAGGCCTCCCCGAGTCGCTCCGCGACCTGGTCACGGACTGCCTGCGCAAGGAGCCGGCCGCCCGCCCCTCCCTCTCCGCGATCCTGCAGCGGATCGGCCCGGAGACCACCGAACCCTGGCTGCCCGGCGCCCTCGTCGCCCAACTGGGCAGCCACGCGGTGCAGTTACTGGACATCGAGAACCCCGGCGGCGCCACCGCCGAACTCCACCATCTCCCCACGGTGGTCGCGGCCCCCACACCACCGCCCACACCTCCTCCGGGGTACGGCTATCCGCAGCCGGGCTACGCCTACTACACCCCGCCGCCCGGACCACCCCAGCCCCCGCCCCGCAGCGGCCGCACCACCGCCGTGCTGATCGCCGTCGCCCTGGTCGTCGCGCTCGGCGCGGGCGGCTCGGTCTACGCGATCATGAACACCGGCGACTCCGCCCCGCCGGAGAACACCGCGGCCTCCCAGTCCGCGACCACGGACGCGAAACCCCAGGGCAGCACGGGCCCGGACGCCACCGCGTCCCCCACGCCCACCCCGACTCCGACCCCCACCCCGACCGTCGACGCGGCGGGCGGCGCCATCCCCGCCGCCTACCTGGGCACCTGGTCCGGCGCCATCGACAACGACACCGGCCACAACCCCCGTACGCTCACGATCCGGCAGGGCGGCGTCGGCGACACGGTGCTCTCGCTCACCGCCGACGGACCGGGCGGCAGCTACGCCTACCACTGCGTCTTCCGGGCAGCACTGGCCTCGGCCCCACCCGCCGGAGGCCCCGTACAGATCGGCCCGTCCGAGGTGGTCAGCGGCGACCCGATCTCGTCCTGCCACCCGGGCGACCCCACCGAGCTGACCCTGCTCCCCGACGGCACCCTGCGCCGCCAGACCACGACCAGCGGCGACCAGCTCACGTACACAAAAACAGGCTGA